The Actinomyces sp. oral taxon 414 genome has a segment encoding these proteins:
- a CDS encoding cation transporter has protein sequence MDQDKKSGYRTLLTSMLLSSPGPLVLGLGLTVGHSSTQLSDFTRRTAEFLALIVAFAVYTVTNRRKMDEKRKHALERRGNSFVGVIMCVSGMSMILLTVLSGREDKGNVVPALAIAILGAATNIFFWRRYAFLHKKQGNSILGVQARLFKAKSGVDVCVTIVLAVILVFPDSRISSHLDTVGSVLVSLYMLRSGIKTIFEQCHRNNVAERSD, from the coding sequence ATGGATCAAGATAAGAAAAGCGGTTACCGAACCCTCCTGACCTCAATGCTACTGAGCTCACCCGGACCGCTGGTCCTGGGCCTGGGCCTCACTGTTGGTCACAGCTCCACACAACTCTCCGACTTCACCAGGCGAACGGCAGAGTTCTTGGCGCTCATCGTCGCCTTCGCCGTGTACACGGTGACGAACAGACGAAAGATGGACGAGAAGCGGAAACATGCGCTGGAGAGAAGAGGAAACAGTTTCGTCGGCGTGATCATGTGCGTGAGCGGGATGAGCATGATCCTCCTGACAGTCCTGTCAGGCAGGGAAGACAAGGGGAACGTCGTTCCTGCACTTGCGATCGCGATTCTCGGCGCGGCCACCAACATATTCTTCTGGCGCCGGTATGCATTTCTTCACAAAAAGCAGGGAAATTCCATCCTGGGTGTACAGGCGAGGTTGTTCAAAGCAAAATCGGGTGTCGACGTGTGCGTAACCATTGTGCTTGCTGTAATACTGGTATTCCCCGACTCCAGAATTTCATCACATCTGGACACCGTTGGTTCCGTGCTGGTGTCACTGTACATGCTCAGGAGCGGTATAAAAACGATTTTCGAACAATGTCACCGGAATAACGTCGCGGAGCGGAGCGACTAA
- a CDS encoding diacylglycerol/polyprenol kinase family protein, translated as MPVVVPIRILQGLLYVVGAYFLCASSVLFIRKIVSVPPEVSRKLLHISAIIVLTVWLYAFADWRITEVTIVVFAVAAHPILLLLLSIKDRSIKDRPTASSLSNISSERSPGELHKSLSASYLMFMLAVGVCWGWLGDRNLALASIFAWGPGDAAAALVGKRYGKNNIGKMRRKSLEGTLAMLVLSWVSVFAVLSWNDTFSSEQALLVSALMATVTTAAELATSNGLDTFFCPAAAMLILCPAHLLFQ; from the coding sequence ATGCCAGTCGTGGTCCCCATAAGAATACTGCAGGGTCTGCTCTACGTCGTCGGCGCATATTTTCTGTGCGCTTCATCCGTGCTTTTCATTCGCAAAATAGTCTCAGTGCCTCCAGAAGTGTCCAGGAAGCTCCTGCATATCTCCGCAATTATTGTTCTAACGGTATGGCTGTACGCTTTTGCCGACTGGAGGATCACGGAAGTCACAATAGTGGTGTTCGCCGTCGCGGCGCACCCGATCCTTCTCCTTCTTCTCTCGATAAAGGATCGGTCTATAAAAGATCGGCCCACCGCCTCCTCTCTTTCAAATATATCATCTGAAAGAAGTCCCGGAGAACTGCACAAGAGCCTGAGCGCCTCTTACCTCATGTTCATGTTGGCAGTAGGCGTCTGCTGGGGCTGGCTCGGGGACAGGAACCTCGCCCTTGCCAGCATCTTCGCCTGGGGGCCAGGGGACGCGGCCGCCGCGCTGGTCGGGAAACGGTACGGGAAGAATAATATCGGAAAAATGCGGAGAAAATCCTTGGAGGGCACGCTCGCCATGCTTGTACTCTCCTGGGTGAGCGTTTTCGCGGTTCTTTCATGGAATGACACCTTCTCCTCGGAGCAGGCCCTCCTGGTATCCGCTCTGATGGCGACGGTCACCACGGCCGCCGAGCTGGCAACGTCCAACGGGCTTGATACTTTCTTCTGCCCAGCGGCGGCCATGCTGATTCTGTGTCCGGCACATCTTCTGTTCCAGTAG
- a CDS encoding ABC transporter permease, whose protein sequence is MPSLLDARRTAAALVAVALSAALIAFAFIVSDSFTAQLTAAARASVGDADVVVLPQRGEDLPESTAQNIAAASGVAGVRPYIEGMTYLDRPGTAYDEHVFVLDVPTLTSTTRLSAGRLPEAAGEVAVSSLFAQNQNLGVGDAASFIKDPTDDAASPTTATIVGIIEPGAEATRQSPQDSYVFATADERAALGVSETPVVLYVTARDGVSAGDLLDSVTRAAGGAQVYTADDIVTMRAANSGSSTSATLLLLGVLGPVCAVVAAIVIATTFATLVARQTRTTGLLRCVGASRRQVMGAVLRTAALTGVLGSVLGAGIGAGAGAALIRSGVVDGLGSQYLTITPASLALAVGTSTLVTLVAALWPARRAARISPLVALTGVVADDRTLGRRRLAAAIAGAVIAAAGSAVMFLAVRARILEFTAAGAVVLVLGVLVALPLLVVGASRLIGRLAGAERHPVLHLATRNLERNPGRASATTAALLVSVGVAATMVTGLTSVAASTDSYLSSGAPIDIRVQGTTAQQDIDSLTAQVKGVDGVQTVVAVPELSLRLTPENKDAYSDTRGDDDFTVHAVDEAAVAPVIRSHHGLEGLDDGTLIVGGIYHLAEGSKVTLTGPAGSAELTVHVEEGGFGPVITPAVAHRLVGDAPTAHALWARTSGDGSDAAPAVRVRQALRGTGLLVSGSADGRTAFSQQIQRVTVVIGAVLGLTLLITLSGLANTTDVSVLERTREIGVLRATGTGRAQVRGLFLAEAVLTALLGGLIGVALGAAIGLAGVAALMGTQAGSGLNLQLPWLALIGILLASAAVGVLASLRPAGRAAAIAPVAALATD, encoded by the coding sequence ATGCCCTCCCTGCTCGACGCCCGCCGCACCGCCGCGGCCCTGGTCGCCGTGGCCCTGAGCGCGGCCCTGATCGCCTTCGCCTTCATCGTCTCCGACTCCTTCACCGCCCAGCTCACCGCCGCCGCCCGCGCCTCGGTGGGCGACGCCGACGTCGTCGTCCTGCCCCAGCGCGGCGAGGACCTGCCCGAGAGCACCGCGCAGAACATCGCCGCCGCGTCCGGGGTGGCCGGCGTGCGCCCCTACATCGAGGGCATGACCTACCTCGATCGGCCCGGCACCGCCTACGACGAGCACGTCTTCGTCCTGGACGTGCCGACCCTGACCAGTACCACCCGTCTGAGCGCCGGGCGCCTGCCCGAGGCGGCCGGGGAGGTCGCGGTCTCCTCGTTGTTCGCGCAGAACCAGAACCTGGGGGTCGGCGACGCGGCCTCCTTCATCAAGGACCCGACCGACGACGCCGCCTCCCCCACCACCGCCACCATCGTGGGCATTATCGAGCCCGGGGCCGAAGCGACCCGGCAGAGCCCGCAGGACTCCTACGTCTTCGCCACCGCCGACGAGCGCGCCGCCCTGGGCGTGAGCGAAACGCCCGTCGTCCTGTACGTCACCGCACGGGACGGGGTCTCCGCCGGCGACCTCCTGGACTCGGTGACGAGGGCGGCCGGCGGCGCCCAGGTCTACACCGCCGACGACATCGTCACCATGCGCGCCGCGAACAGCGGCAGCAGCACCTCGGCGACGCTGCTCCTGCTGGGTGTGCTCGGGCCGGTGTGCGCGGTGGTGGCGGCCATCGTCATCGCCACGACCTTCGCCACCCTGGTGGCCCGCCAGACCCGCACCACCGGACTGCTTCGCTGCGTGGGGGCCTCGCGCCGCCAGGTCATGGGCGCCGTGCTGCGCACCGCCGCCCTCACCGGGGTTCTCGGCTCCGTTCTCGGCGCCGGGATCGGGGCCGGAGCCGGGGCCGCCCTCATCCGCTCCGGCGTCGTCGACGGCCTCGGGTCGCAGTACCTGACCATCACCCCCGCCTCCCTGGCCCTGGCCGTCGGGACGTCCACCCTGGTCACCCTCGTCGCGGCCCTGTGGCCCGCCCGCCGCGCCGCCCGCATCTCGCCCCTGGTCGCCCTGACCGGCGTCGTCGCCGACGACCGCACCCTGGGCCGACGCCGCCTGGCCGCCGCCATCGCGGGCGCCGTCATCGCCGCCGCCGGCTCCGCCGTCATGTTCCTGGCGGTCAGGGCCCGCATTCTGGAGTTCACGGCGGCCGGCGCCGTCGTGCTCGTCCTGGGCGTGCTGGTCGCCCTGCCGCTGCTGGTGGTCGGCGCCTCCCGGCTCATCGGGCGCCTGGCGGGCGCCGAGCGCCACCCCGTCCTCCACCTGGCAACCCGCAACCTGGAGCGCAACCCGGGGCGGGCGAGCGCGACCACCGCCGCCCTGCTCGTCTCCGTGGGCGTGGCCGCCACCATGGTCACCGGCCTGACCAGCGTCGCGGCCTCCACGGACAGCTACCTCAGCTCCGGCGCCCCCATCGACATCCGCGTCCAGGGCACGACGGCGCAGCAGGACATCGACTCGCTCACCGCGCAGGTCAAGGGCGTCGACGGCGTCCAGACCGTCGTGGCGGTCCCCGAGCTGAGCCTGCGCCTGACCCCCGAGAACAAGGACGCCTACTCCGACACCAGGGGCGACGACGACTTCACCGTGCACGCGGTGGACGAGGCCGCGGTGGCCCCCGTCATCCGCTCCCACCACGGCCTGGAGGGACTGGACGACGGCACTCTCATCGTCGGCGGCATCTACCACCTGGCCGAGGGCTCGAAGGTGACCCTCACCGGACCGGCGGGCAGCGCCGAGCTCACGGTCCACGTCGAGGAGGGCGGCTTCGGCCCGGTCATCACCCCCGCCGTCGCCCACCGGCTCGTCGGGGACGCCCCCACCGCCCACGCCCTGTGGGCGCGCACCAGCGGCGACGGCTCCGACGCCGCCCCGGCCGTCCGCGTCCGCCAGGCCCTGCGCGGCACCGGGCTGCTCGTGAGCGGCTCGGCCGACGGGCGCACCGCCTTCTCCCAGCAGATCCAGCGGGTGACGGTGGTCATTGGAGCTGTCCTCGGCCTGACCCTGCTCATCACCCTGTCCGGCCTGGCCAACACCACCGACGTGTCCGTCCTGGAGCGCACCCGCGAGATCGGCGTCCTGCGGGCCACCGGCACCGGGCGCGCGCAGGTGCGGGGCCTGTTCCTCGCCGAGGCCGTCCTCACCGCCCTCCTGGGCGGCCTCATCGGCGTCGCCCTGGGGGCGGCCATCGGACTGGCGGGCGTGGCCGCCCTCATGGGCACGCAAGCCGGCTCGGGCCTCAACCTGCAACTCCCCTGGCTGGCACTGATCGGAATCCTCCTGGCCTCTGCCGCCGTCGGCGTCCTCGCCTCCCTGCGACCCGCGGGCCGGGCCGCCGCCATCGCCCCCGTCGCCGCCCTGGCCACCGACTGA
- a CDS encoding DUF418 domain-containing protein, whose amino-acid sequence MSTSTAPIRFHFLDALRGFAIAGILLVNTADIMHLGRHGPVLVHPVIPPAANALYFLVATRFVPIFSFMFGMSMGFVIDSAVRRGEAGWKILLRRLGALVIIGLLNSILYPDEILLAYAIMGILALPVVLAMPRSWRLGLGLAATIGAYAVAGGGNLSLPGLLLLGSAAQAYGLPALLERADRRVGAAALLFAAATAAAIPWQAGEPGDPRFFVAGGVAGGVMACLYVCLLALLWRTPVRRVLRAAFEPLGRMALTCYVTATFVMVPAGMMLHAESRSAFDVVPGLVVAVAVLAVQWIACRLWLSRFSYGPLEWAWRCATWWRIVPLRAGRPVATPASRDSATPPRFGQPVTARPASHDSTVPLRPGRPVTAG is encoded by the coding sequence ATGAGCACCTCCACCGCCCCCATCCGATTCCATTTCCTCGACGCCCTGCGCGGTTTCGCCATTGCGGGCATTCTCCTGGTCAATACCGCCGACATTATGCATCTGGGGCGTCACGGCCCCGTCCTGGTCCACCCCGTGATCCCGCCGGCCGCCAACGCCCTGTACTTCCTCGTGGCGACCCGATTCGTCCCGATCTTCTCCTTCATGTTCGGCATGAGCATGGGATTCGTCATCGACTCCGCCGTCCGGCGCGGCGAGGCCGGTTGGAAGATCCTGCTGCGCCGCCTGGGCGCCCTGGTCATCATCGGGCTTCTCAACTCCATCCTCTACCCCGACGAGATCCTGCTCGCGTACGCCATTATGGGAATCCTCGCCCTGCCCGTCGTCCTCGCAATGCCGCGCTCCTGGCGCCTGGGACTCGGCCTGGCGGCCACCATCGGCGCCTACGCCGTGGCGGGAGGAGGCAACCTGTCCCTGCCCGGGCTGCTCCTCCTCGGTTCGGCCGCCCAGGCCTACGGTCTGCCCGCCCTGCTCGAGCGCGCCGACCGGCGCGTCGGAGCGGCGGCGCTGCTGTTCGCCGCGGCCACCGCGGCCGCGATCCCCTGGCAGGCCGGGGAGCCCGGCGACCCCAGGTTCTTCGTGGCCGGCGGGGTCGCCGGGGGCGTCATGGCCTGCCTGTACGTCTGCCTCCTGGCGCTGCTGTGGCGCACTCCTGTGCGCCGGGTCCTCAGGGCGGCGTTCGAGCCCCTGGGGCGCATGGCCCTGACCTGCTATGTCACCGCGACGTTCGTCATGGTGCCCGCGGGGATGATGCTTCACGCGGAGTCGAGGTCGGCCTTTGACGTGGTGCCCGGGCTCGTCGTCGCCGTGGCCGTCCTGGCCGTCCAGTGGATCGCGTGCCGCCTGTGGCTGTCCCGCTTCTCCTACGGTCCCCTGGAGTGGGCGTGGCGGTGCGCGACCTGGTGGCGGATCGTCCCGCTGCGGGCCGGGCGGCCCGTCGCAACCCCGGCCTCCCGCGACTCGGCCACCCCGCCGCGGTTCGGTCAACCCGTCACGGCTCGGCCGGCCTCCCACGACTCGACCGTCCCGCTGCGGCCCGGCCGACCCGTCACAGCCGGCTGA
- a CDS encoding FtsX-like permease family protein, with protein sequence MPSLLDARRTAAALVAVALSAALIAFAFIVSDSFTTQLTAAARASVGDADVVVLPQRGEDLPESTAQNIAAAPGVKSVRPYIEEHAFLDRNGAGDVHVFVLDAPGASANVTEGRLPASTGEIAVSSALAQTEGISVGDSIPLRSLGTDRRSASAVTASVVGVIAPTAAMTRNDPQDSYVFATADERAALGLNSTPAVLYVTGDGTSAAGLLDSVTRAAGGAQVYTADDIVAMRAANGQSGVSATLTLLGILGPVCAVVAAIVIATTFTTLVARQTRTTGLLRCIGASRRQIMGAVLRTAALTGVLGSVLGAGLGTGAAALLVRSGVVDGLGSQYLTITPASLALAVGLSALVTLIAVLRPTRRAARVSPLVALTGVVADDRTLGRRRLITAVLGVLLILAGAALTGVAVLIGVPEITAVGAVVLTLGILAALPLLVVGASRLIGRLAGAERHPVLQLAARNLERNPGRASATTAALLVSVGVATTMVVGMATVAASMSGYLASSNPVDITVQSVAPDDDAAALTSRIEQVDGVRTAVLVPELTVRADSSAGSDDLILHAVDEAAVAPIIRSHAGLEGLNDGTLVVGEANELPEGSQVTLTGPAGAVTLSVHVEKSGLGPVITPAVAHRLAGDAPTARALWARTSGDGSDAAPATRVREALRGTGLVVTASVDGRTAFVTLIHRVTLITAAVLGLTLLITLSGLANTTDVSVLERTREIGVLRATGTGRAQVRGLFLTEAVLTAVLGGLIGTALGAVVGIAGVTALMGPAGASSLAPAIPWLEVLGILLASAAVGVLASLRPAGRAAAIAPVAALATD encoded by the coding sequence ATGCCCTCCCTGCTCGACGCCCGCCGCACCGCCGCCGCCCTGGTGGCGGTGGCCCTGAGCGCGGCCCTGATCGCCTTCGCCTTCATCGTCTCCGACTCCTTCACCACCCAGCTCACCGCCGCCGCCCGCGCCTCGGTGGGCGACGCCGACGTCGTCGTCCTGCCCCAGCGCGGCGAGGACCTGCCCGAGAGCACCGCGCAGAACATCGCCGCCGCACCGGGCGTTAAGAGCGTGCGGCCCTATATCGAGGAGCACGCGTTCCTCGACCGGAACGGCGCCGGCGACGTCCACGTCTTCGTCCTGGACGCGCCGGGCGCGAGTGCGAACGTCACCGAGGGGCGCCTGCCCGCCTCGACCGGCGAGATCGCCGTCTCGAGCGCCCTCGCGCAGACGGAGGGCATAAGCGTCGGGGACTCGATACCCCTGAGGTCCCTGGGAACCGACAGGCGGTCCGCCTCCGCCGTCACGGCGAGCGTCGTGGGCGTCATCGCGCCGACGGCGGCCATGACCCGCAACGACCCGCAGGACTCCTACGTCTTCGCCACCGCCGACGAGCGCGCAGCCCTGGGCCTGAACTCGACCCCCGCCGTCCTCTACGTCACCGGCGACGGGACCTCCGCCGCCGGCCTCCTGGACTCGGTGACGAGGGCGGCCGGCGGCGCCCAGGTCTACACCGCCGACGACATCGTCGCCATGCGCGCCGCGAACGGCCAGTCGGGGGTCTCGGCGACATTGACCCTGCTGGGGATCCTCGGTCCGGTGTGCGCGGTGGTGGCGGCCATCGTCATCGCCACCACCTTCACCACCCTGGTGGCCCGCCAGACCCGCACCACCGGACTGCTGCGCTGCATCGGCGCCTCGCGCCGCCAGATCATGGGCGCCGTCCTGCGCACCGCCGCCCTCACCGGGGTTCTCGGCTCCGTTCTCGGCGCCGGGCTCGGGACCGGGGCCGCCGCGCTCCTTGTGCGCTCCGGCGTCGTCGACGGCCTCGGGTCGCAGTACCTGACCATCACCCCCGCCTCCCTGGCCCTGGCCGTCGGACTGTCCGCCCTGGTCACCCTCATCGCGGTTCTCCGACCGACCCGCCGCGCAGCCCGCGTCTCGCCCCTGGTCGCCCTGACCGGCGTCGTCGCCGACGACCGCACCCTGGGCCGACGCCGCCTCATCACCGCGGTACTCGGAGTCCTCCTCATTCTCGCCGGCGCCGCCCTGACCGGCGTCGCGGTCCTCATAGGGGTGCCCGAGATCACGGCCGTCGGCGCCGTCGTCCTGACCCTGGGCATCCTCGCCGCCCTGCCGCTGCTGGTGGTCGGCGCCTCCCGGCTCATCGGGCGCCTGGCGGGCGCCGAGCGCCACCCCGTCCTCCAGCTCGCGGCCCGCAACCTGGAGCGCAACCCCGGCCGGGCGAGCGCGACCACGGCCGCCCTGCTCGTCTCCGTCGGCGTCGCCACCACGATGGTGGTGGGCATGGCCACCGTGGCGGCCTCCATGAGCGGCTACCTGGCCTCCAGCAACCCCGTCGACATTACCGTTCAGTCCGTTGCCCCCGACGACGACGCGGCCGCGCTCACCAGCAGGATCGAGCAGGTCGACGGCGTCAGGACAGCCGTACTCGTCCCCGAGCTCACCGTCCGGGCCGACTCCTCCGCCGGTTCGGATGACCTGATTCTCCACGCGGTCGACGAGGCGGCCGTCGCCCCCATCATCCGCTCCCACGCGGGCCTGGAGGGGCTGAACGACGGCACCCTCGTCGTCGGCGAGGCCAACGAGCTGCCCGAAGGGAGCCAGGTCACCCTCACCGGACCGGCGGGTGCCGTCACTCTGAGCGTCCACGTCGAGAAGAGCGGTCTCGGCCCGGTCATCACCCCCGCCGTCGCCCACCGGCTCGCGGGGGACGCCCCCACCGCCCGCGCCCTGTGGGCGCGCACCAGCGGCGACGGGTCCGACGCCGCCCCGGCCACCCGCGTCCGCGAGGCCCTGCGCGGCACAGGCCTCGTCGTCACCGCCTCGGTCGACGGTCGGACGGCCTTCGTCACCCTCATCCATCGCGTCACCCTCATCACCGCCGCGGTCCTCGGTCTGACCCTGCTCATCACCCTGTCCGGCCTGGCCAACACCACCGACGTGTCCGTCCTGGAGCGCACCCGCGAGATCGGAGTCCTGCGCGCCACCGGCACCGGGCGCGCACAGGTGCGGGGACTGTTCCTCACCGAGGCCGTCCTCACCGCGGTTCTGGGCGGTCTCATCGGCACCGCCCTGGGAGCGGTGGTCGGGATCGCGGGTGTGACCGCTCTTATGGGGCCTGCGGGCGCCTCCAGTCTCGCCCCCGCCATCCCCTGGCTGGAGGTTCTGGGGATCCTCCTGGCCTCCGCCGCCGTCGGCGTCCTCGCCTCCCTGCGACCCGCCGGCCGGGCCGCCGCCATCGCCCCCGTCGCCGCCCTCGCCACCGACTGA
- a CDS encoding ABC transporter ATP-binding protein: protein MHHRSAPGAPDHRPTPAPGARDPRTAPAPGAARPPAGAGPAPFPGAPDAARADVVVEARDVVRVYGAGEARVVALGGVSLSVERGQFVAVMGPSGSGKSTLLHCLAGLDSPTSGSVLIAGEDLAGMNDKQLTRVRRDRLGFVFQAFNLLPTLSAEENILLPLRLARRRPDEQWYRAVIDALGIADRLDHRPSQLSGGQQQRVAVARALAGRPEVVFADEPTGALDTASAASLLSALAAMCANLGQTVVMVTHDENAAAATNRIIRLRDGRITTDNPTHHRGAAPHHHAAPPGPTAPAAGPDPAEPPAPAAAPGPGPDGDFRATVPVPTRRPAARGGRTAQSPAAPGAFTVPVATTPPRTGTARPPAGPDGGPVGGATARLAPAPPARTAPPVRRTTRAPGATHYPAAPGRPAASYFPAPRAGAATTGPLQTRRVR from the coding sequence ATGCACCACCGCAGCGCACCCGGCGCACCCGACCACCGGCCCACCCCGGCGCCCGGCGCCCGCGACCCCCGCACCGCGCCGGCGCCCGGCGCCGCCCGGCCGCCGGCCGGGGCTGGGCCCGCCCCGTTCCCCGGCGCCCCCGACGCCGCCCGCGCTGATGTTGTGGTGGAGGCGCGTGATGTGGTGCGGGTGTACGGGGCCGGTGAGGCTCGGGTGGTGGCTCTGGGCGGGGTGAGTCTGAGCGTGGAGCGGGGTCAGTTCGTGGCGGTGATGGGCCCGTCGGGGTCGGGCAAGTCGACTCTGCTGCACTGCCTGGCCGGATTGGACTCGCCCACCTCGGGCAGTGTTCTGATCGCGGGTGAGGATCTGGCGGGCATGAACGACAAGCAGTTGACCCGGGTGCGGCGCGACAGGCTGGGGTTCGTGTTCCAGGCCTTCAACCTCCTGCCCACCCTGAGCGCCGAGGAGAACATCCTGCTCCCGTTGCGCCTGGCCCGGCGCAGGCCCGATGAGCAGTGGTACCGGGCGGTCATCGACGCCCTGGGCATCGCCGACCGCCTGGACCACCGGCCCAGCCAGCTGTCGGGGGGCCAGCAGCAGAGGGTGGCCGTGGCCCGGGCCCTGGCCGGGCGCCCCGAGGTGGTCTTCGCCGACGAGCCCACCGGCGCCCTGGACACCGCCTCAGCAGCATCACTCCTGTCCGCCCTGGCGGCCATGTGCGCCAACCTGGGCCAGACCGTGGTCATGGTCACCCACGACGAGAACGCCGCCGCCGCCACCAACCGCATCATCCGCCTGCGCGACGGACGCATCACCACCGACAACCCCACCCACCACCGCGGCGCGGCCCCACACCACCACGCAGCACCCCCCGGCCCGACCGCCCCGGCGGCCGGGCCCGACCCCGCCGAGCCCCCGGCGCCGGCGGCCGCCCCCGGTCCCGGCCCGGACGGGGACTTCCGGGCCACCGTGCCCGTACCCACGCGCAGACCCGCCGCCCGAGGCGGCCGCACCGCCCAGTCCCCGGCGGCGCCGGGCGCCTTCACCGTGCCCGTGGCCACGACTCCCCCGCGCACCGGCACCGCCCGGCCCCCGGCCGGCCCGGACGGGGGCCCGGTCGGCGGCGCGACCGCGCGACTGGCCCCCGCCCCGCCGGCGCGCACCGCCCCGCCGGTGCGCAGGACCACCCGCGCCCCCGGCGCCACCCACTACCCCGCCGCACCCGGCCGCCCCGCCGCCTCCTACTTCCCGGCCCCCCGGGCCGGCGCCGCGACCACCGGCCCCCTCCAGACCAGGAGGGTGCGCTGA
- a CDS encoding flavin reductase family protein, which produces MAAVPFIDLPLDKWRWHPSPLAGQVVYALTCSAEGELDVAPKSWIQMAGFGGPLLSLGCSRRHRTRDNIVSTGRFTLSFPTIEQARLARAVADAPRDERVAVSGLSPEESTSGGVAHLRECPAYCECELYREVALEGDEVLVLGRITRLAVHDGVVGAPTREAYALLAPGFFLEPGVMTGLAPAD; this is translated from the coding sequence GTGGCTGCGGTTCCCTTCATCGACCTGCCGCTCGACAAGTGGCGGTGGCACCCGTCGCCGCTCGCCGGCCAGGTCGTCTACGCGCTCACGTGTTCGGCGGAGGGCGAGCTCGACGTCGCCCCCAAGAGCTGGATCCAGATGGCCGGCTTCGGCGGCCCGCTTCTGAGCCTGGGCTGCTCGCGCAGACACCGCACCCGCGACAACATCGTGAGCACGGGCCGGTTCACGCTCAGCTTCCCCACGATCGAGCAGGCCCGCCTCGCCCGGGCGGTCGCCGACGCGCCTCGCGACGAGCGGGTGGCCGTGAGCGGCCTGAGTCCGGAGGAGTCGACGTCGGGGGGTGTCGCCCACCTGCGCGAATGCCCCGCCTACTGCGAGTGCGAGCTCTACCGCGAGGTCGCCCTCGAGGGGGACGAGGTTCTCGTCCTGGGGCGGATCACCCGCCTCGCCGTGCACGACGGCGTCGTCGGTGCGCCGACGCGCGAGGCCTATGCTCTCCTGGCCCCCGGCTTCTTCCTCGAGCCCGGTGTCATGACCGGTCTCGCGCCGGCCGACTGA